The following proteins come from a genomic window of Trifolium pratense cultivar HEN17-A07 linkage group LG4, ARS_RC_1.1, whole genome shotgun sequence:
- the LOC123920794 gene encoding uncharacterized protein LOC123920794 has product MNPPPPWTPEDDFLLKNAIEDGASLESLSRGVVAFSRRYSLAELRERWGSLLYDSDVSGEASAAMTKLEIAKANGNEIKEASAADAAAPKRKRQSIRRMYYTMRKKIRTEVFFNTVDMALHDEMCIENNVTEKNIGGPGFNNINHSLNKDVNNNLFNYGNQLGLVGSGVGSSHSMSEDPLWKTIEDVSAPNMPVHVSLENENGGSESKEKIPHGSDALLNSANGDELMFMNIDEKAETAANKKSDDNVERSPCGIQGDDTSGVGEPQKLVAETKLAMANGPSAELEDVAISTGSSQGDSDFVFDCGNEVQSSGAAQSSHPKPANEFRFCSLNTEDPNVPSDGAEDVNESTGVPISLSAPVVVVPSSVNVSSVVGPSSANISAVVVPNILTPTPISIVKEVGYPDSSISNQRRNEPDRSLKRKDIPSKSFVASQSVRPGLVPNINSRKENRAAPKTENPAKNLISAVSRQSNVIVNPTQSRIVHANAKHSSYGLPAQEVIIALPSPDDTHPKEEEHKNLPDMEAKLRCIDQERGDDDDDDSDEDENDDEHEIPYFSDVEGMILEMDLDPADQDTNASTEVMRFQCEETKRTIMRLEQCAQSFVRRNIASRGALAVLYGRNLKKYIYKPEVIIGRSTEDTAVDIDLTRAGPYTHNISRRQASIRLDADGSFILKNLGKKSIFLNGKEIPKGHQRGLSDGSFIEIRDLSFIFDLNKECVERFIEDEDEDEHREMQG; this is encoded by the exons ATGAACCCTCCTCCGCCGTGGACTCCCGAAGACGATTTTCTCCTCAAGAACGCAATTGAG GATGGAGCTTCTCTGGAATCGTTGTCCAGAGGAGTTGTTGCTTTCTCCCGGAGGTACTCCCTTGCGGAATTGAGAGAACGCTGGGGTTCTCTTCTCTATGATTCTGATGTTTCGGGTGAAGCTTCTGCTGCGATGACCAAGTTGGAGATCGCCAAGGCTAACGGTAACGAAATCAAAGAAGCTTCCGCTGCAGACGCTGCTGCCCCAAAGAGGAAACGTCAGAGCATTCGCAGGATGTACTACACCATGAGGAAGAAGATTCGCACCGAGGTTTTTTTTAATACTGTTGATATGGCTTTACATGATGAGATGTGTATTGAAAATAATGTCACTGAAAAAAATATTGGGGGGCCTGggtttaataatattaatcatAGTTTAAATAAGGATgtcaataataatttgtttaattatgGGAATCAATTGGGGTTAGTGGGATCTGGGGTGGGGTCCTCTCATTCAATGAGTGAAGATCCACTGTGGAAGACAATTGAGGATGTCTCTGCGCCTAACATGCCGGTTCATGTTAgtcttgaaaatgaaaatggagGTTCTGAGTCGAAAGAGAAGATTCCCCATGGTTCTGATGCTCTCTTGAACTCTGCGAATGGAGACGAGCTTATGTTTATGAATATAGATGAGAAAGCTGAAACTGCCGCGAATAAGAAGTCTGATGATAATGTCGAGCGTTCTCCTTGTGGCATTCAAGGCGATGATACGTCTGGTGTTGGTGAGCCTCAGAAGTTGGTTGCAGAAACAAAGCTTGCTATGGCAAATGGTCCGTCTGCTGAGTTAGAGGATGTTGCCATCTCGACAGGCAGCAGTCAAGGTGATTcagattttgtttttgattgtGGAAATGAAGTCCAATCTTCTGGTGCAGCGCAAAGTTCTCACCCTAAGCCTGCAAATGAATTTAGGTTCTGTTCATTGAACACTGAGGACCCTAATGTCCCATCTGATGGCGCTGAGGATGTAAATGAATCCACTGGAGTTCCTATTTCATTAAGTGCACCCGTTGTAGTAGTTCCTAGTTCTGTGAACGTATCCTCTGTAGTAGGTCCTAGTTCTGCTAACATATCTGCTGTAGTAGTTCCTAATATCTTGACTCCAACACCCATATCAATTGTTAAAGAGGTGGGTTATCCAGATTCCTCTATCAGTAATCAAAGAAGAAATGAACCAGATAGAAGCCTGAAGAGAAAAGACATTCCATCAAAGTCTTTTGTAGCTTCTCAGTCAGTTCGACCAGGATTAGTGCCTAATATAAATTCAAGGAAGGAAAACCGTGCTGCACCGAAAACTGAAAATCCTGCAAAGAACTTGATTTCTGCAGTTTCTAGACAGAGTAATGTCATTGTCAACCCAACTCAAAGCAGAATAGTCCATGCAAATGCAAAGCATTCCTCATATGGACTTCCGGCACAAGAG GTAATTATTGCTCTTCCTTCACCTGATGATACACATCCAAAGGAAGAGGAACATAAGAATTTACCTGATATGGAAGCAAAATTAAGATGTATCGATCAGGAAAGAGGCGACGATGACGACGATGATAGTGATGAAGATGAGAACGATGACGAGCATGAAATTCCTTACTTTTCTGATGTTGAGGGAATG ATTCTTGAAATGGACTTGGATCCAGCTGATCAAGATACAAATGCAAGTACCGAAG TCATGAGATTTCAATGCGAAGAAACTAAGAGGACCATCATGAGATTGGAGCAATGTGCTCAGTCCTTTGTGCGTAGAAACATTGCATCTCGAGGTGCACTTGCTGTATTATATGGGCGCAATCTgaagaaatatatttataaaccTGAG GTGATAATTGGCAGATCAACTGAGGACACAGCTGTGGATATTGACTTGACTAGAGCAGGGCCATATACTCACAACATCTCTAGAAGACAA GCTTCGATAAGGCTGGATGCAGATGGTTCTTTCATCCTCAAAAATCTTGGCAAGAAATCTATATTCTTGAATGGGAAAGAAATTCCTAAAGGACATCAGCGGGGTCTGAGTGATGGTAGTTTTATCGAG ATTAGGGACCTGTCATTCATCTTTGATTTGAATAAGGAATGTGTGGAGAGGTTTATAGAAGATGAGGATGAGGATGAACACAGAGAGATGCAAGGATGA
- the LOC123920795 gene encoding uncharacterized protein LOC123920795 isoform X1, with protein sequence MDRLAPPLLWTAEDDFLLKNAIENGASLQSLAKGAVSFSRRYSFTELRERWRSMLFDPDVAKEAAASMAKFEIAKYKAKKIKKAASKDVVPKRKAQNIRRHYYAMRKRIRKEASFMNKDEKDETDTVKQSDGDVMSSHDSFAKLEVNSSSSGINQGDSTFVFDCGNEAQSSGAAKGSHP encoded by the exons ATGGACCGACTTGCCCCTCCTTTGTTATGGACTGCCGAAGATGATTTTCTCCTCAAGAACGCCATTGAG AATGGAGCTTCACTGCAATCGTTGGCTAAAGGTGCTGTTTCTTTCTCTAGGAGGTACTCATTCACAGAGCTGAGAGAACGTTGGCGTTCTATGCTCTTTGATCCCGATGTTGCAAAGGAAGCTGCTGCTTCCATGGCCAAATTTGAGATAGCCAAATATAAggctaaaaaaatcaaaaaagcaGCCTCAAAAGACGTTGTTCCGAAGAGGAAAGCTCAAAACATTCGCAGGCACTACTACGCCATGCGCAAGAGGATTCGCAAAGAGGCTTCTTTTATGAATAAAGATGAAAAAGATGAGACCGACACAGTTAAGCAGTCTGATGGTGATGTGATGTCCAGTCATGATTCATTTGCTAAGTTGGAGGTTAATTCCAGTTCGTCAGGCATCAATCAAGGTGATTCAACTTTTGTTTTTGATTGTGGAAATGAAGCTCAATCGTCTGGTGCAGCAAAAGGTTCTCACCCTTAA
- the LOC123920795 gene encoding uncharacterized protein LOC123920795 isoform X2 produces the protein MNGASLQSLAKGAVSFSRRYSFTELRERWRSMLFDPDVAKEAAASMAKFEIAKYKAKKIKKAASKDVVPKRKAQNIRRHYYAMRKRIRKEASFMNKDEKDETDTVKQSDGDVMSSHDSFAKLEVNSSSSGINQGDSTFVFDCGNEAQSSGAAKGSHP, from the exons ATG AATGGAGCTTCACTGCAATCGTTGGCTAAAGGTGCTGTTTCTTTCTCTAGGAGGTACTCATTCACAGAGCTGAGAGAACGTTGGCGTTCTATGCTCTTTGATCCCGATGTTGCAAAGGAAGCTGCTGCTTCCATGGCCAAATTTGAGATAGCCAAATATAAggctaaaaaaatcaaaaaagcaGCCTCAAAAGACGTTGTTCCGAAGAGGAAAGCTCAAAACATTCGCAGGCACTACTACGCCATGCGCAAGAGGATTCGCAAAGAGGCTTCTTTTATGAATAAAGATGAAAAAGATGAGACCGACACAGTTAAGCAGTCTGATGGTGATGTGATGTCCAGTCATGATTCATTTGCTAAGTTGGAGGTTAATTCCAGTTCGTCAGGCATCAATCAAGGTGATTCAACTTTTGTTTTTGATTGTGGAAATGAAGCTCAATCGTCTGGTGCAGCAAAAGGTTCTCACCCTTAA